A segment of the Erythrobacter sp. F6033 genome:
GATGCCCACCATGGCTGCGCCAGCCGCGCCATCCAGTACATAGGGGAAGGGGATTTCCTGTTTCGATTTGCCGACTTCCACTTCGATTTCATATTCGGCTGAAATCAGCTCGAGTTGTTCGGAAAGGTACGGTGCGAACAGATCAGGGCGGGTGACAGTTGTCGTGTAGGTGCCCGGCATTTCGAGCCGGCCAAATGCGCGGCTGCGGTCCAATGGTTCACCAACACCGGAGTAATGCAGGGTAAGCTGCGGATAGGCATAGCTGCCGTCCGTCCGCTTGCGTGAGGGCGGAATGGTTCCATCCTTGCCGAATGCGATCACGTCTGCACGCAAGGTGGAGACGGCTTCGCTGTAAACCTGCTGCAATTGCTCGATGATGGTTTTGATTGGGGTCATTCAGTGATCCTTATTGTTATTGTTTTGCTTTGCAATGACAGCCCGCAATGATGCGGAGTGCCGCTGTTACAAAAAGGGCGCGGAAGTCTCTCGACCGCCGCGCCCTTTTGAATGTGTGAGCAAAAGCCCAGCGGAGTATCAGCCTTCGGCTTCTTCTTCGCCAGCGGCATCTTCAGCCGGAGCTTCTGCTTCGGCGCCTTCGTCAAGCAGTTCGGCAGGGATTTCGCCCGGCTCGAGACCGTCATTGTCGATACGTGTATCGGCAGCGGCTTCCTCGATTTCCTTCTGCTCTTCTTCAAAGAGCTGCGCAAGAACGTCGACGCCCTGCGACTGCAATTCAGCTTCGTCGTCGCTGCGGGCGACGTTGGCTTTTACAGTGACGTGCACTTCTGGGTGCAGAGCGACAGTCACGTCGTGCATACCGATCACTTTGATCGGGGCGCCCATGATGACTTGTTTCTTGTCGATCTCGTGGCCTTGTTCCGTAAGGCCAGCAACCATGTCGCGGACGTTTACAGAACCATAGAGCTGGCCGGCGTTGGAAGCGGCGCGGATCAGAATGACTTCTGCTCCAGCAACTTTCTCACCAGCGGCTTCAGCGACAGTACGACGCTCAGCGTTTTCTTTTTCAAGACGCTCGCGGTTCGCTTCAAACACTGCCTTGTTGGCGTTGTTTGCACGAAGGGCTTTCTTCTGCGGGAGAAGGAAGTTGCGAGCATAGCCGTCTTTCACAGTGACAACGTCACCGATCGTGCCGAGCTTTTCGATCCGTTCAAGGA
Coding sequences within it:
- the rplI gene encoding 50S ribosomal protein L9 — its product is MDIILLERIEKLGTIGDVVTVKDGYARNFLLPQKKALRANNANKAVFEANRERLEKENAERRTVAEAAGEKVAGAEVILIRAASNAGQLYGSVNVRDMVAGLTEQGHEIDKKQVIMGAPIKVIGMHDVTVALHPEVHVTVKANVARSDDEAELQSQGVDVLAQLFEEEQKEIEEAAADTRIDNDGLEPGEIPAELLDEGAEAEAPAEDAAGEEEAEG